One window from the genome of Leptospira johnsonii encodes:
- the moaCB gene encoding bifunctional molybdenum cofactor biosynthesis protein MoaC/MoaB: protein MNDITGKKTTLRTAQAEGFVFCKSETIIRIKENTLPKGDLFGVAKAAALLGAKKTSELIPHCHPVSIDSFQIEFEVLSDKNAVRILATAKSIGKTGIEMEALTGVSVASLVIYDLLKPIDKELEISSIRLLEKKGGKTDSQITKFAAGSKAGILVCSDSTFQGKREDGSGKAILNLLKEYDVETVKSEILPDEPEQIRNTILEWSKLGLDLIVTTGGTGLGPRDNTPEAVKEILEQEIPGIAEAMRSFGQDRTPLAMLSRSIAGRIGKTLVVSVPGSTNGATESLQAILPAVFHAKKMMRGEGH from the coding sequence ATGAACGATATTACCGGAAAGAAAACAACGCTTAGAACTGCCCAAGCGGAAGGTTTTGTATTCTGCAAATCGGAAACAATAATTAGGATCAAAGAAAACACTCTTCCAAAAGGAGATCTTTTTGGAGTGGCAAAGGCAGCAGCACTTCTTGGCGCCAAAAAAACTTCAGAGCTGATCCCTCATTGCCACCCTGTCTCTATTGATTCTTTCCAAATAGAATTCGAAGTTCTTTCCGACAAAAATGCAGTCCGGATCTTGGCCACCGCCAAATCCATCGGAAAAACCGGCATAGAGATGGAGGCTTTAACAGGTGTAAGTGTCGCTTCATTAGTGATTTATGATTTACTAAAACCGATAGATAAAGAGTTGGAAATTTCCTCTATTCGTCTTTTAGAGAAGAAGGGCGGAAAAACGGACTCTCAGATCACAAAATTTGCAGCAGGTTCCAAAGCCGGGATCTTAGTTTGTTCCGATTCCACTTTCCAAGGAAAAAGAGAAGATGGTTCCGGAAAGGCTATCTTAAATCTATTAAAAGAATATGATGTAGAAACTGTTAAATCAGAAATTCTTCCGGACGAACCAGAGCAGATCCGAAATACTATATTAGAATGGTCTAAACTAGGTTTGGACCTGATCGTCACCACAGGCGGAACGGGACTCGGACCGCGAGACAATACTCCGGAAGCAGTCAAAGAGATCTTAGAGCAAGAAATTCCAGGTATTGCAGAAGCAATGAGATCCTTCGGCCAAGACAGAACTCCACTTGCAATGTTATCCAGATCCATCGCAGGTAGGATAGGCAAAACCTTAGTGGTATCCGTTCCAGGAAGTACAAATGGCGCCACTGAAAGTTTACAAGCTATTCTTCCGGCAGTATTCCACGCGAAAAAAATGATGAGAGGAGAAGGACATTGA
- a CDS encoding molybdopterin molybdotransferase MoeA: MISVQEALTLIGSSASISSFENTNLENSLGRALREKIYADRDYPPFHRATMDGFALKSEGFSEDRIYSYTRELHAGESFQLESGEEAIRIMTGAPVPEGFDLVIKIEDSEDLGIFNGKKQVRFKTEKFGSFSNIAIQGEDLKQDQEILKEGTLISASVLSLLSSLGKYSVQTSKLPRIRVISTGNEIVGPGDIPKPWQIRDSNSYSIRSLLQKYGIVPLSVTRAGDDPILLEKAVQEGLDSDLLILSGGVSMGNLDLVPRILQSSGVEEVFHKVRIKPGKPVWFGKKKDQAVFGLPGNPFSVQVCFRIFVETYLRKFLGLSPEKPIYLPFAGERKKKSKLTEYFPVSYETEGQTFLREKKFNGSGDIRAGIFSDGLGVQFSETENLKEGDLLEFHPWT, translated from the coding sequence TTGATCTCCGTCCAAGAGGCGCTAACACTCATAGGATCTTCTGCGAGTATTTCTTCTTTCGAAAATACAAACTTGGAAAATTCTCTTGGTAGAGCACTGAGAGAAAAAATCTACGCAGATAGAGATTATCCGCCTTTTCATAGAGCGACTATGGATGGGTTTGCATTGAAGTCCGAAGGTTTTTCAGAAGATCGGATCTATTCTTATACAAGAGAATTGCATGCAGGAGAATCTTTCCAATTAGAAAGTGGAGAGGAAGCCATTCGCATCATGACTGGTGCCCCTGTCCCGGAAGGTTTCGATCTTGTTATCAAGATAGAAGATTCCGAAGATTTAGGAATTTTTAATGGAAAGAAACAGGTTCGCTTTAAGACGGAAAAATTCGGCTCCTTCTCCAATATAGCAATCCAAGGAGAAGACCTGAAACAAGATCAGGAAATATTAAAAGAAGGAACTTTAATCAGCGCTTCCGTCCTTTCTCTACTATCTTCTTTGGGAAAATATTCCGTCCAGACTTCTAAACTTCCTCGAATAAGAGTGATCTCCACTGGAAATGAGATCGTGGGTCCAGGTGATATCCCGAAACCTTGGCAGATCAGAGATTCTAATTCTTATTCTATCCGATCTTTATTACAAAAATATGGTATAGTTCCTTTGTCCGTTACTAGAGCCGGAGACGATCCTATTCTTCTGGAAAAAGCAGTGCAGGAAGGTTTAGATTCGGATCTTCTCATTTTATCCGGCGGGGTTTCTATGGGAAACTTAGACTTGGTTCCTAGAATCCTGCAGTCCTCCGGAGTAGAAGAAGTATTTCATAAGGTACGGATCAAACCTGGAAAACCTGTTTGGTTCGGTAAAAAGAAGGACCAGGCTGTCTTCGGTCTACCGGGGAATCCGTTCAGCGTTCAAGTTTGTTTTCGGATCTTTGTGGAGACTTACTTGCGAAAGTTTTTAGGACTTTCTCCAGAGAAGCCGATCTACTTACCCTTTGCTGGAGAAAGAAAAAAGAAAAGCAAACTGACTGAGTATTTCCCAGTTTCTTATGAGACCGAAGGCCAAACCTTTTTAAGGGAAAAGAAGTTTAACGGAAGCGGAGATATTCGAGCCGGAATTTTTTCGGATGGACTCGGAGTTCAATTTTCTGAAACGGAAAATCTGAAAGAAGGAGATTTGTTGGAATTCCATCCCTGGACTTAA
- a CDS encoding NADP-dependent isocitrate dehydrogenase: MSSKKKIAVAKGDGIGPEIMDATLRILEAAGASIEPVFIDIGEQVYKKGHSAGIEPASWDILRDTKVFFKAPITTPQGGGYKSLNVTVRTTLGLFANVRPCISLYPYVDTKHPKLDVVIVRENEEDLYTGIEHKQTSDTVQCLKLISRPGSEKIIRYAFEYAKAYGRKKVTAMVKDNIMKQSDGLFHEVFKEIAKEYPDLEAVSEIIDIGAAHLAERPQAYDVVVTLNLYGDIISDIVAQVAGSVGMAGSANIGEVVSMFEAIHGSAPDIAGKNIANPSGLINAAVMMLVHLGQPDIAAKIQNAWLLTIEEGIHTGDIYKAGVSRIKVGTKEFGEAVIGNLGHLPEKFKPISFGKAKAIHIPEYKRKPLQKELVGVDVFLDWIPGTAEELAKKLSTVSGDLKLRMITNRGVKVYPNGAPETFLTDHWRCRFVNPETPDADSGDGFIKIQPEQIAKLLLRISEAGLDSIQTDNLYKFEGKRAFSLGGGE; encoded by the coding sequence ATGAGCTCGAAGAAAAAAATCGCTGTTGCTAAGGGAGATGGGATCGGTCCGGAAATCATGGACGCCACTCTTAGGATCTTAGAAGCGGCAGGTGCGAGCATTGAACCGGTCTTTATAGATATCGGAGAACAAGTTTATAAAAAAGGCCATAGTGCGGGAATAGAACCTGCGTCCTGGGACATTCTCCGCGATACAAAAGTATTTTTTAAAGCTCCGATCACAACTCCTCAAGGAGGCGGTTACAAAAGTTTGAATGTAACAGTTCGAACTACTCTGGGGCTATTCGCCAACGTTAGACCTTGCATTTCTCTTTATCCTTACGTAGACACAAAACATCCTAAGTTAGATGTGGTTATCGTAAGAGAGAATGAAGAGGATCTTTACACAGGAATAGAACACAAACAGACTTCGGACACTGTCCAATGTCTAAAATTAATTTCAAGACCAGGTTCCGAAAAGATCATCCGTTATGCGTTCGAATACGCAAAAGCTTATGGTAGAAAGAAAGTAACCGCGATGGTAAAAGATAATATCATGAAACAATCGGACGGATTGTTTCATGAGGTATTCAAAGAAATTGCAAAAGAATATCCGGATCTAGAAGCTGTAAGCGAGATCATTGATATAGGTGCTGCTCACTTGGCGGAAAGACCTCAGGCCTACGATGTAGTAGTCACATTGAACTTATACGGAGATATTATTTCAGATATAGTGGCTCAGGTCGCAGGCTCGGTTGGTATGGCAGGATCGGCAAACATAGGAGAAGTTGTCTCTATGTTCGAAGCGATCCACGGTTCAGCTCCGGACATCGCAGGTAAAAATATAGCAAACCCAAGCGGACTCATCAACGCGGCAGTCATGATGCTTGTCCATTTAGGGCAACCTGATATCGCAGCCAAAATCCAAAACGCGTGGCTACTTACGATCGAAGAAGGTATTCACACCGGAGATATTTACAAGGCAGGCGTAAGTCGTATCAAAGTAGGAACAAAAGAATTCGGAGAGGCGGTGATCGGAAACCTAGGGCATCTTCCCGAAAAATTCAAACCTATCTCTTTCGGAAAAGCAAAAGCGATCCACATTCCTGAATACAAAAGAAAACCTCTGCAAAAAGAACTAGTCGGTGTGGATGTATTTTTAGACTGGATACCAGGAACTGCTGAAGAGCTGGCTAAAAAACTAAGTACAGTCTCCGGAGATCTGAAACTTAGAATGATCACGAATAGAGGAGTAAAAGTTTATCCGAACGGCGCTCCCGAAACTTTCTTAACGGACCATTGGAGATGTAGATTCGTAAATCCTGAAACTCCGGATGCGGATTCAGGAGACGGTTTTATAAAGATCCAACCTGAACAAATCGCAAAACTATTACTTAGAATTTCAGAAGCTGGATTAGATAGTATCCAAACGGATAACTTGTATAAGTTCGAAGGGAAAAGAGCATTCTCCTTAGGTGGCGGGGAATAA
- a CDS encoding response regulator, with protein MNLIFKKQKLLLVDDDAIFVEIAKRTIEKTGAVESLKVFQDGEGAISFLKEHQSEPDIIPDFIFLDINMPFMDGWQFLDEYANFVNSLSKKPEIYMVSSSVDDSDLKRAKEIPLVKDYIIKPVSLDSFKKILTNQP; from the coding sequence ATGAATTTAATATTTAAAAAACAGAAACTTTTACTCGTAGATGACGATGCGATCTTCGTCGAAATCGCAAAAAGAACCATTGAAAAAACAGGTGCAGTCGAAAGTTTAAAAGTCTTTCAGGATGGAGAAGGTGCGATCAGCTTTCTGAAAGAACATCAAAGCGAGCCAGATATCATTCCAGATTTTATCTTTTTAGATATCAATATGCCTTTTATGGACGGCTGGCAGTTTTTGGACGAATATGCAAACTTCGTGAACTCTCTCAGCAAAAAACCCGAAATCTATATGGTTAGCTCCTCCGTAGACGATTCAGACCTCAAAAGAGCTAAAGAAATCCCATTAGTAAAAGATTATATAATCAAGCCTGTATCTTTGGATTCATTTAAAAAAATCCTAACAAACCAGCCTTAA
- a CDS encoding PAS domain S-box protein, which translates to MEEGSGQEEIELDQNQDLYRILIETSRELICLHDPEGIYLYVNPIIETLTGFKPEELLGRNPYDFIHPDDRERILKDSHNPAKEGRPTVATQYRFLKKNGDYVWFQTLTQPISNKEGKVTHLNTTSRDVTDQVQLTESLQQEKKFSSIMAELAKVGAWESNLETGTLYWSSEIYKILERDPSLGIDRDTVYQKYSYPEDLEKLKENNLRVYQKGEMYSVEHRMVTETGRVIWVRTQGKPAYSDGRIVGVYGAMQDITLSKLVEEEIRVSEKKFSEAFHSSGNGIILLDKNGLFLELNQSFAKMLGYEPDELLFKSFQDVTYPEDLNVGAEAFRKIIVGERDSAQFAKRYIHKKGHIVWVFITGVAVRKDSGELMFIVSQIQDISRKRILENILREKNARLRSVGNHLKERISQLEEFNQIVSHNMRSPIGNISTLVKFLEEAETEEERLEYMDYLKTTSDQLLTTLNEIVEVIKIRQSPKVVSEEISFESIFSRVKAMFLGQILEYEAEIIADFSKSPSIVYPQVYLESIFLNLLSNSLKYRSESPHPVIRFKTYWSHGNHILEVQDNGLGIDLNKHGDQIFKLHKRFHRNTEGRGLGLFMTKNQIESLGGEIHVESSPGQGTKFTIHLSKANEFNI; encoded by the coding sequence ATGGAAGAAGGATCGGGGCAGGAAGAAATAGAATTGGATCAAAACCAAGATTTATACCGGATCTTAATCGAAACCAGTCGGGAACTGATTTGCCTACACGACCCGGAAGGGATCTATCTTTACGTAAATCCTATCATTGAAACTCTTACCGGTTTTAAACCGGAAGAATTATTAGGTCGTAATCCATATGATTTTATCCATCCCGATGACAGAGAACGTATTCTTAAAGATTCTCATAATCCTGCGAAAGAAGGAAGACCTACAGTCGCCACCCAATATCGTTTTTTAAAGAAGAATGGGGACTATGTTTGGTTCCAGACCTTAACCCAACCGATTAGTAATAAAGAAGGCAAGGTTACTCACTTAAATACAACTTCCAGAGATGTTACCGATCAAGTGCAACTAACGGAGAGTTTACAGCAGGAAAAAAAATTCTCTTCCATCATGGCTGAACTAGCAAAGGTGGGGGCTTGGGAATCCAATCTTGAAACTGGGACTTTGTATTGGTCTTCTGAAATTTATAAGATCTTGGAAAGAGATCCTTCTCTCGGAATAGATAGGGATACGGTTTATCAAAAATATTCTTATCCGGAAGATCTGGAAAAATTGAAAGAGAATAATTTACGGGTCTATCAAAAAGGTGAAATGTATTCTGTGGAACATAGAATGGTCACAGAAACTGGAAGAGTGATTTGGGTTCGCACCCAAGGTAAACCTGCCTATTCCGATGGAAGGATCGTCGGAGTATACGGTGCGATGCAGGATATCACTCTTTCTAAATTGGTGGAAGAAGAGATCCGAGTAAGTGAGAAAAAATTCTCCGAAGCGTTTCATAGTTCCGGCAACGGGATCATTCTGCTGGATAAGAACGGACTCTTTTTGGAACTCAATCAGTCCTTCGCTAAGATGTTAGGATATGAACCTGACGAACTTCTTTTCAAATCTTTCCAAGACGTCACTTATCCAGAAGATCTAAACGTTGGTGCAGAAGCATTTCGTAAAATAATCGTTGGGGAAAGGGATAGCGCTCAATTTGCAAAGAGATATATCCACAAAAAAGGACATATAGTCTGGGTATTTATCACAGGGGTTGCAGTTAGAAAAGATTCCGGCGAGCTGATGTTCATCGTTTCTCAGATCCAGGATATCTCCCGCAAAAGGATCTTAGAAAATATTCTAAGAGAAAAAAACGCGAGACTCAGATCTGTTGGAAATCACTTAAAGGAAAGGATCTCCCAGTTAGAGGAATTCAACCAGATTGTTTCGCATAATATGAGATCTCCGATCGGAAATATCTCCACACTCGTAAAGTTCTTGGAAGAGGCGGAAACGGAAGAAGAGAGGCTCGAATACATGGACTATCTCAAGACGACCTCTGACCAATTACTTACTACATTAAACGAAATTGTAGAAGTTATTAAAATAAGACAAAGTCCAAAGGTTGTCTCCGAAGAAATCTCGTTCGAGTCGATATTTTCAAGAGTGAAAGCCATGTTTTTAGGTCAAATATTGGAATATGAGGCTGAAATTATCGCGGACTTTTCGAAATCTCCTTCTATTGTTTACCCTCAAGTCTATTTGGAGAGTATATTCTTAAATCTACTTTCCAATTCTTTGAAATATAGAAGTGAATCCCCTCATCCGGTGATCCGATTTAAGACATATTGGTCTCACGGAAATCATATTTTGGAAGTGCAGGATAACGGTTTAGGAATTGACTTAAATAAACATGGGGATCAGATTTTTAAATTACACAAAAGATTTCACCGGAATACCGAGGGAAGAGGTTTAGGCCTGTTTATGACCAAAAACCAGATTGAGTCCTTGGGTGGAGAGATCCATGTGGAAAGTAGTCCCGGACAGGGCACGAAATTTACAATTCATCTTTCTAAAGCAAATGAATTTAATATTTAA
- a CDS encoding ferredoxin: MADKNDKVPENVPGKFYIDNSCVPCNDCLEEAPQLLKYTDDESKVYFHRQPANPEEAIAARKAMEICPVEAIGDDGE, translated from the coding sequence ATGGCAGATAAGAATGACAAAGTTCCGGAAAATGTTCCGGGAAAGTTCTATATTGATAATAGCTGCGTTCCTTGTAATGATTGCTTGGAAGAAGCTCCTCAGCTTTTGAAATATACCGACGATGAGTCTAAAGTATATTTCCATAGACAGCCTGCCAATCCGGAAGAAGCGATTGCCGCTCGTAAAGCTATGGAGATCTGTCCAGTAGAAGCGATCGGAGACGACGGAGAATAA
- a CDS encoding twin-arginine translocation signal domain-containing protein has translation MANSAPLLSRRTFLRLGLAGSGALVLGGSICILNRSSRQLPKVLFFSESELETLAALSEAILPEAVGVPTYKEAKVLERLDEEFYFVDPFLSDDFKTLILVLEYLPLFHWKFSRFSKLSLESRRKFLSELNQSDSDTVRAVWANLRMPIFLMYYGHESTFKAISYDGPFLNPPEKLSESRIYYSKLVGGSDVG, from the coding sequence ATGGCAAATTCAGCCCCACTTTTATCCCGCAGAACATTCTTGAGACTGGGACTCGCCGGTTCTGGAGCTCTAGTACTTGGGGGATCCATTTGTATCTTAAACAGATCTTCCAGACAGCTTCCTAAAGTATTATTCTTCTCTGAGTCCGAATTAGAAACCCTGGCCGCATTATCAGAAGCGATCTTACCCGAAGCTGTAGGAGTTCCAACATATAAAGAAGCAAAGGTATTGGAAAGATTAGATGAAGAATTTTATTTCGTAGACCCTTTCTTATCCGACGACTTCAAAACTTTAATATTGGTTTTAGAATATCTTCCTTTATTTCACTGGAAGTTTTCCAGATTCTCCAAACTTTCTTTGGAAAGCAGAAGAAAATTCTTATCCGAATTGAATCAATCCGACTCGGATACAGTCAGAGCGGTTTGGGCAAATTTAAGAATGCCGATTTTTCTAATGTACTACGGGCATGAGTCCACTTTCAAAGCAATTTCGTATGACGGACCTTTTCTGAATCCTCCTGAAAAGTTAAGTGAATCCAGGATCTATTATAGCAAACTAGTAGGAGGTTCCGATGTCGGGTAA
- a CDS encoding FAD-dependent oxidoreductase encodes MSGKIYEWKNLGESKEIRTEVLVIGTGCGGATVAYELAKAGKKVALIEEGGYYHTGSFDNHELNMAGKVSAERNMATTADGTVNIVYGKNVGGASVHYWADSYRTPKDRLELWKDKFGILGHGTEDLEPFWKELDDTLNVHPAKEENYNRMNQLVRKASKELGWEGNPVPQARKNCQKSGHCMQGCMFGAKQSQLITHIPMAMALGADLYADTKALELELEGDKVVGLEAVVIDRPSQKESEVRLRFKADIVVVAAGGFGSSTFLLKNGLKRKLPALGEFLAINPSPFVHALYKEPIIQWRNIPSAYGVEEFRLARYAGGTYREGGYLIMANQLQPGAIGALVPGFGAEHFEIMKELPRLGGTIGWIDDPDTELGRIEVKSGGKREVQYSFGPLTKEILKDCIRKQVTLNFKAGAYKVILPDLKRTVLTKPEEIGVVDSLPLTPASMAMAAPHPAGGCRMGLDPKTSVVDWKHKVHGISNLYVSDSSVFPTAVSVDPSYTIMAFSKRAAQFISEKKA; translated from the coding sequence ATGTCGGGTAAAATTTACGAATGGAAAAATTTGGGCGAATCCAAAGAGATTCGCACTGAAGTTTTAGTGATCGGAACAGGTTGTGGAGGTGCAACCGTTGCATATGAACTAGCAAAAGCTGGGAAAAAGGTAGCATTGATCGAAGAGGGAGGCTACTATCATACTGGATCATTCGATAATCATGAATTGAATATGGCAGGTAAAGTTTCCGCAGAAAGGAACATGGCCACCACTGCGGATGGAACAGTAAACATCGTGTACGGAAAGAACGTAGGCGGGGCTTCCGTTCACTATTGGGCAGACAGTTATAGAACTCCTAAAGATAGATTAGAACTTTGGAAGGACAAATTCGGGATCTTAGGCCACGGTACGGAAGATCTGGAACCATTCTGGAAAGAGTTAGACGACACACTAAATGTACATCCTGCCAAAGAAGAAAATTATAATAGAATGAACCAATTGGTTCGTAAGGCCTCCAAAGAATTAGGATGGGAAGGAAATCCAGTTCCCCAAGCACGCAAGAACTGCCAAAAGTCCGGACATTGTATGCAAGGTTGTATGTTCGGAGCAAAACAAAGTCAGCTAATCACTCATATACCGATGGCAATGGCTTTGGGCGCGGATCTTTATGCGGACACTAAAGCATTAGAATTGGAGTTAGAAGGTGACAAGGTAGTCGGATTAGAAGCGGTTGTGATAGACAGACCTTCTCAAAAAGAATCCGAAGTGAGGTTGCGTTTTAAAGCAGACATAGTCGTTGTCGCAGCAGGAGGTTTTGGAAGTTCTACCTTTCTTCTCAAAAACGGACTAAAGAGAAAGTTACCCGCTTTGGGAGAATTTTTAGCGATCAATCCTTCTCCATTCGTTCATGCACTGTATAAAGAACCGATCATACAATGGAGAAACATTCCTTCCGCATATGGAGTGGAAGAATTTAGGCTAGCACGTTATGCAGGAGGCACTTACAGAGAAGGCGGCTATCTTATTATGGCCAACCAATTGCAACCTGGAGCGATAGGCGCTCTTGTCCCGGGATTTGGAGCCGAACATTTCGAGATCATGAAAGAACTTCCTAGACTTGGAGGGACAATCGGCTGGATAGACGATCCGGATACCGAGTTAGGCAGAATAGAAGTCAAGTCCGGTGGCAAAAGAGAAGTTCAATACAGTTTTGGACCGCTAACTAAAGAGATATTAAAAGACTGTATTCGCAAACAAGTCACCCTGAACTTTAAAGCAGGCGCATACAAGGTGATACTTCCGGATCTGAAGAGAACCGTCTTAACAAAACCAGAGGAGATCGGTGTTGTGGATTCACTTCCATTAACTCCAGCTTCTATGGCAATGGCTGCTCCTCATCCGGCCGGAGGATGTAGAATGGGACTGGATCCCAAAACTTCAGTCGTGGATTGGAAACATAAGGTACATGGAATTTCTAATTTATACGTAAGCGATTCCAGCGTGTTCCCTACGGCAGTTTCCGTGGACCCAAGCTATACGATTATGGCATTCTCGAAAAGAGCAGCCCAATTTATTTCAGAGAAGAAGGCCTGA
- a CDS encoding DUF2905 domain-containing protein, whose protein sequence is MEPLGKTFLWIGAFFLIIGAIIVFGSKLPFISSLGNLPGDFKIERENFKFYFPFATSILISIGLSLLLYLWNRFVH, encoded by the coding sequence TTGGAACCGCTAGGTAAAACATTTCTTTGGATCGGGGCATTCTTCCTGATCATCGGAGCCATAATCGTTTTCGGCTCAAAACTTCCATTTATCTCTTCTCTCGGAAATTTACCCGGGGATTTCAAGATCGAAAGAGAAAATTTCAAATTCTATTTTCCTTTCGCAACTTCCATTCTGATCAGCATCGGACTTTCTCTCCTTCTGTATCTCTGGAACAGATTCGTACATTAA
- a CDS encoding pyridoxal phosphate-dependent aminotransferase — MDSENTPRFSDRFEFIPGENDLYSLLGSFKSSGQDWIDLTVSNPTKVGLVYPREAILHSLEKPESLEYDPNPKGIINARRSIVGYYKEKGNTISEEDLFLTSSSSEAYSYLIKLLCNAGEEVLIPSPGYPLFEFLSLLDGVEFNTYKLNQNEDWKIDFENLNSKISNKTKILFLVSPNNPTGSLITSEEFEKLKVISRTKKIALVLDEVFSDYLHEENQNQIDFFHTDFPMFVVNGVSKILALPQMKLSWIHVGGPTNWKKECKERLEIISDTYLSVGTPIQLALPELFQWRNMIQSQILRRIRRNLQILESFHFSHPGIDYYSPKGGWYSVLQSESFLNDEEFCLRLLEKEKVLVHPGSMFGFEEDSGSIVISLISETELFQSGLEKVSTFL, encoded by the coding sequence ATGGATTCGGAAAACACTCCTCGCTTTAGCGATAGATTTGAATTCATTCCAGGAGAGAACGATCTATATTCTCTTTTAGGATCTTTTAAAAGCTCAGGGCAGGATTGGATCGACTTAACTGTTTCCAATCCTACAAAAGTAGGACTAGTTTATCCGAGGGAAGCTATATTACATTCCCTGGAAAAACCGGAAAGTCTGGAATATGATCCTAATCCTAAAGGAATTATCAATGCCAGAAGATCCATCGTAGGGTATTATAAAGAAAAAGGTAATACTATCTCGGAAGAAGACTTATTCTTAACCTCTTCCTCTTCCGAAGCATATTCCTATTTAATAAAATTATTATGCAACGCTGGAGAAGAAGTTCTCATCCCTTCTCCAGGATATCCGCTCTTTGAATTTTTGTCCCTACTAGACGGAGTAGAATTTAACACCTATAAACTGAACCAAAACGAAGATTGGAAAATAGATTTCGAAAACTTAAATTCAAAGATCTCAAACAAAACTAAAATTCTATTTTTAGTTTCTCCCAATAATCCAACGGGGAGTCTTATTACCTCTGAAGAATTTGAAAAACTGAAAGTCATTTCTAGAACAAAAAAGATAGCATTGGTCCTAGATGAAGTATTTTCCGATTATCTACATGAAGAAAATCAAAACCAGATCGATTTCTTTCATACTGATTTTCCCATGTTTGTAGTAAACGGAGTCTCTAAGATACTTGCGCTTCCCCAAATGAAACTTTCCTGGATCCATGTAGGAGGTCCTACTAATTGGAAAAAGGAATGTAAGGAAAGGTTGGAGATCATTTCGGATACTTATCTTTCTGTAGGAACACCAATTCAACTTGCTCTTCCTGAATTATTCCAATGGAGAAATATGATCCAAAGCCAGATACTCCGAAGAATTCGCAGAAATCTTCAGATCCTGGAAAGTTTTCATTTTTCTCATCCGGGGATCGATTACTATTCTCCCAAAGGAGGATGGTATAGTGTATTACAATCGGAATCCTTTTTAAATGATGAAGAATTCTGTCTTAGATTATTAGAAAAAGAGAAAGTACTGGTCCACCCTGGTTCTATGTTCGGATTCGAAGAAGATTCAGGAAGTATCGTGATCAGCTTGATATCTGAAACGGAACTATTTCAGTCAGGACTCGAAAAGGTCTCAACGTTTTTATAA